The following are encoded in a window of bacterium genomic DNA:
- a CDS encoding HD domain-containing protein: MKYSDHPIVQKLLEEIVSHLTDLSADRTDRIIGLIRSFTENQLVHEKKLTRIGSALSSERNLDALLEMIVVEAMSFTNADGGTLYIKTPDDRGIAFKIMRTKSLNFAMGGTSGKTIPFPPVKLIKDDGTRNEQQVSAYVALTGNTVNIPDVYDVEGFDFQGTKAFDKNTGYRSKSMMVIAMRNHENEIIGVVQLLNAKAHDGTTIPFSVDYQELIESLASQAAVAITNTTLINDLRALLDSFIQVIAAAIDEKSPYTGGHIRRVAELTSAMARSMSDTSEGKYKDFTMNEDEHNELRIAGWMHDIGKITTPEYVVDKSTKLETIYDRIHTVMAKFEVLKREEEVRYIRERAKIETSKVRDKKKKLSALEESYAQKKKQIEDDAAFIKVCNIGGEFMEDAKLERLRNIAQQKIMMEGQEMQLLTENEVYNLSIRRGTLTEEERKKIQDHVVLTIKMLQQLPWPNKLSRVTEWAGAHHEALNGKGYPYGLTAEQLNTQQRIMAVADVFEALTAADRPYKPGKKISECIKILGFMVKDGHLDSDIVDYFITTGMAQDYARRELKDYQLDVFTYNGKEYDCRRPAQEPTPETATS; encoded by the coding sequence ATGAAATACTCAGACCACCCGATTGTCCAAAAATTATTGGAAGAAATCGTGTCGCATTTGACGGATTTGTCGGCTGACCGGACTGATCGTATTATTGGATTGATTCGTAGTTTTACCGAAAATCAGTTGGTACATGAGAAGAAACTTACCCGCATCGGATCGGCGCTGTCATCGGAACGAAACCTCGACGCACTTTTGGAAATGATCGTCGTTGAAGCGATGAGCTTTACCAACGCAGATGGCGGTACCTTGTATATAAAAACTCCCGATGACCGCGGTATCGCTTTTAAGATCATGCGTACCAAGTCTCTCAACTTCGCCATGGGTGGTACGAGCGGAAAAACCATTCCTTTTCCTCCGGTAAAACTGATCAAGGACGATGGCACACGCAATGAACAACAAGTTTCGGCTTATGTTGCGCTGACTGGTAATACCGTCAATATACCGGATGTGTACGATGTCGAAGGTTTCGATTTTCAAGGAACAAAAGCGTTTGATAAGAACACCGGGTATCGCTCCAAATCCATGATGGTGATTGCCATGCGCAATCACGAAAATGAGATCATCGGCGTCGTTCAGTTGCTCAATGCCAAAGCGCACGATGGTACGACAATTCCTTTCTCTGTGGATTATCAGGAACTGATCGAATCGCTTGCTTCGCAAGCGGCGGTAGCCATCACAAATACCACGCTTATCAATGATCTCCGTGCCCTCTTAGATTCGTTTATCCAAGTTATCGCGGCCGCGATCGACGAAAAATCACCTTATACCGGCGGCCACATCCGTCGTGTAGCGGAACTTACTTCCGCTATGGCGCGCTCTATGAGCGATACTTCCGAAGGGAAGTACAAAGATTTCACGATGAACGAAGACGAACACAACGAACTCCGTATCGCAGGCTGGATGCACGATATCGGAAAAATCACCACACCGGAATATGTCGTTGATAAATCCACAAAACTGGAAACTATTTACGATCGTATTCACACGGTGATGGCTAAGTTTGAAGTGCTTAAACGTGAGGAAGAAGTTCGTTATATTCGTGAACGAGCAAAAATAGAAACTTCCAAAGTGCGCGATAAAAAGAAAAAATTAAGCGCCTTAGAAGAAAGCTACGCACAAAAGAAAAAACAAATAGAAGACGACGCCGCATTTATCAAAGTATGTAATATCGGCGGTGAATTTATGGAGGACGCCAAACTGGAGCGTCTGCGTAATATCGCTCAGCAGAAAATCATGATGGAAGGGCAGGAAATGCAACTGCTCACCGAAAATGAAGTGTATAATCTCTCCATCCGCCGCGGTACGCTGACAGAAGAAGAACGTAAAAAAATCCAGGATCACGTCGTTCTCACGATCAAAATGCTTCAGCAATTGCCGTGGCCCAATAAGCTTAGCCGTGTTACCGAATGGGCCGGCGCGCACCACGAAGCGCTTAATGGTAAGGGTTATCCGTACGGACTTACGGCAGAACAACTCAATACACAACAACGTATTATGGCCGTCGCCGACGTATTTGAAGCCTTAACAGCTGCCGATCGCCCGTATAAACCCGGAAAGAAAATTTCTGAATGTATCAAAATTCTCGGCTTCATGGTCAAGGATGGCCACTTGGATTCGGATATTGTTGATTACTTTATTACGACCGGTATGGCACAGGATTATGCGCGACGTGAACTCAAAGATTACCAACTTGATGTATTTACATACAACGGTAAAGAATACGATTGCCGCAGACCGGCTCAGGAGCCGACTCCGGAAACCGCAACTTCTTAA
- a CDS encoding biotin transporter BioY, whose amino-acid sequence MNSKSKAIAVDAGMLKDFLLVIGFSILTAVSAWIEVPLFFTPVPITLQTLMVSLSGALLGARRGALSQAAYLFYGICGLPVFAGGASTIAYLIGPTGGYLLAFPIMAFLTGMLVMKESNLLYNIGAFFLASLPVLLIGTLQLKLYTGQGMATAFSLGFLPFIAGDFIKCTLAAVIHKSWNAYRSR is encoded by the coding sequence ATGAACTCCAAATCCAAAGCCATAGCCGTTGACGCAGGAATGCTCAAAGATTTTCTTTTGGTCATCGGTTTTTCCATACTTACGGCGGTTTCTGCGTGGATTGAAGTACCGTTATTTTTTACACCGGTACCGATCACACTGCAAACGCTTATGGTATCTTTGTCCGGCGCTTTGTTAGGTGCTCGTCGTGGCGCTTTGAGTCAGGCGGCTTATTTATTCTACGGTATCTGCGGTTTGCCCGTTTTTGCCGGCGGCGCATCCACGATCGCATATCTTATCGGGCCCACCGGCGGTTACTTGCTGGCTTTTCCGATCATGGCTTTTCTTACCGGTATGCTTGTTATGAAAGAGTCCAATTTGCTTTACAATATCGGTGCCTTTTTCCTCGCCAGTTTACCTGTTCTTTTGATCGGCACCTTACAACTCAAGCTTTATACCGGTCAGGGCATGGCCACGGCTTTTTCGTTAGGATTTTTACCTTTTATTGCCGGTGATTTTATCAAATGTACTTTGGCCGCCGTGATTCACAAATCATGGAATGCTTACCGTTCCCGTTGA
- the rny gene encoding ribonuclease Y, which yields MDSLSIIIMCAAGIVMFILGWVFATYFGKNKVSEIRKIAENTIREAKREAETIRNEAEVKSKQRWHQIKMKIVSETDEREKRLKQYEQKLVNREREIRNKMSGTVEKEQLLQRSQKDLTTQQEQLQTRAQHVESVIHQQMEKLENITKLSYEEAKKQFLESVAQRAQKEAAELMLQMKSEATQKASFEAKWIISDAIQRLASDQTAEITLTTVDLPNEKIKGAIIGREGRNIKAFEQITGVKVIIDDTPEVLVLSSMDPVKREIARLAMLRLTETPNIQPEFIEDVVERCKKQVETAMNKASDEVLNSLNIKNVAPEMKQMLGRLKYRTSYGQNVLQHSKEVALLAGNMASELGYDVQLARRAGLFHDIGKATSNENEGSHVTIGVEVTTRCKEHEVVINSVLAHHDEAEPIHPISQLVTAADIISGSRPGARREPLEAYGARIEKLEQIAQQFDGVSKVYAIFAGREIRIVVEAEKMDDAQSAMLSSNVAQKIQNEMQYPGQIKVVVIRERRVVRYTNSTSPAVDEARIEEAVVSDSPSQN from the coding sequence ATGGATAGTTTATCTATTATCATCATGTGCGCCGCGGGCATTGTGATGTTTATTCTCGGATGGGTCTTTGCAACTTATTTCGGAAAAAACAAAGTATCGGAAATTCGCAAAATCGCCGAAAACACCATACGCGAAGCTAAACGTGAAGCCGAAACCATACGCAACGAAGCTGAAGTCAAATCCAAACAACGTTGGCATCAGATCAAAATGAAAATCGTCAGTGAAACGGACGAACGTGAAAAACGCCTTAAACAGTACGAGCAAAAGCTGGTTAACCGCGAACGCGAAATCCGCAACAAAATGAGCGGTACTGTCGAAAAAGAACAACTGCTCCAACGTTCACAAAAAGATCTTACGACGCAGCAAGAGCAACTCCAGACGCGCGCCCAACATGTCGAATCGGTCATCCATCAGCAGATGGAAAAATTAGAAAACATTACCAAGTTGTCCTACGAAGAAGCGAAGAAACAGTTTTTGGAAAGTGTTGCGCAACGGGCCCAAAAAGAAGCCGCCGAACTGATGCTCCAAATGAAAAGTGAAGCTACGCAGAAAGCAAGTTTCGAGGCCAAATGGATTATATCGGACGCCATCCAGCGTTTAGCTTCCGATCAAACGGCCGAGATAACCCTCACAACGGTGGATTTACCCAATGAAAAGATCAAAGGCGCGATCATCGGGCGTGAAGGGCGAAACATCAAAGCATTTGAACAAATCACGGGCGTGAAGGTCATTATTGACGATACCCCCGAAGTGCTTGTTCTTTCTTCGATGGATCCTGTGAAACGCGAAATCGCCAGATTAGCAATGTTGCGCCTCACGGAGACGCCGAATATCCAGCCCGAGTTTATTGAAGACGTTGTCGAGCGTTGCAAAAAACAAGTCGAAACAGCAATGAATAAAGCTTCCGATGAAGTGCTCAATTCGCTAAACATTAAAAATGTCGCACCGGAAATGAAACAAATGCTGGGTCGTCTGAAGTACCGTACCAGCTATGGTCAAAATGTTTTACAACACAGCAAAGAAGTCGCCTTGCTAGCCGGTAATATGGCATCTGAACTCGGCTATGATGTTCAGCTTGCGCGCCGCGCAGGTTTGTTTCATGATATCGGTAAGGCCACCAGTAACGAAAACGAAGGAAGTCACGTCACGATCGGTGTCGAAGTTACGACGCGCTGCAAAGAGCACGAGGTCGTAATTAACTCGGTACTCGCACATCACGACGAAGCCGAACCGATCCACCCGATTTCACAACTTGTTACGGCAGCCGACATTATTTCCGGTTCTCGCCCCGGCGCGCGCCGTGAACCGCTGGAAGCGTATGGCGCACGGATCGAAAAATTGGAACAAATCGCTCAACAATTTGACGGCGTTTCTAAAGTATATGCTATTTTCGCCGGACGCGAAATTCGCATCGTCGTCGAAGCCGAAAAAATGGATGATGCCCAGTCGGCCATGCTGAGCTCCAATGTCGCACAAAAAATTCAGAACGAAATGCAATACCCCGGTCAGATTAAGGTTGTTGTGATTCGCGAGCGCCGCGTCGTACGATATACCAATAGTACCTCCCCTGCCGTTGATGAAGCGCGTATTGAGGAGGCTGTTGTCAGTGATTCACCTTCGCAAAATTAA